A window from Toxoplasma gondii ME49 chromosome IX, whole genome shotgun sequence encodes these proteins:
- a CDS encoding 3' exoribonuclease family, domain 1 domain-containing protein (encoded by transcript TGME49_306610) translates to MKPEIANVASESDGAHPPTSASTEVFLRPDGREHARELRPLTVKLGFARTAHGSARVSQGLTSVIALVVGPVEAPPGPKYSSSGCFFHVILKPLAGPPMLSAARTAAAIGGCDSAVASGTARGTRRGRGAFGSESFERWMECQLQTLLQHMVLPGEYPRCLVQLTLMILQDDGGAESACINAALAALIDAGVSLRFRAWATNLVRLARSACISETKTCLEGTDEGGSGRAVRDSGQRRPLTVPSCGHEEGQWCIDPCSEEEDGRKEGAICLVLEPQTGDLVSSFFERSVGSSAAIRSAANGTSVSGASRSGLGVAEARLLSPSGGWWDEDTTKSQENSDTNICLMLALSACRLVDARVREAFRAKMETPCNMFQFNNFWWRGVEDGEDMATE, encoded by the exons ATGAAACCCGAGATAGCAAACGTCGCGTCGGAAAGCGACGGGGCGCACCCACCCACAAGTGCCAGTACGGAGGTGTTCTTGAGGCCCGACGGTCGCGAGCATGCGCGAGAGCTGCGGCCTCTCACTGTGAAACTCGGTTTCGCCAGAACCGCTCACGGCAGCGCTCGAGTCTCCCAG gGTTTGACGAGTGTCATCGCTCTGGTGGTTGGCCCTGTCGAGGCGCCGCCGGGCCCGAAATATTCGAGTTCGGGGTGTTTTTTCCACGTGATTTTGAAGCCGCTGGCAGGCCCCCCGATGCTCTCAGCTGCACGCACAGCCGCGGCGATAGGAGGCTGCGACTCTGCAGTGGCTTCGGGGACCGCTCGCGGAACtcgccgaggaagaggcgcctTCGGCAGCGAGTCTTTTGAAAGGTGGATGGAGTGTCAGTTGCAGACACTTCTCCAGCACATGGTTCTCCCAGGCGAATACCCTCGCTGCCTAGTTCAGCTGACTTTGATGATTTTGCAAGACGACGGCGGAGCAGAGAGCGCATGCATTAACGCCGCGCTCGCGGCTCTCATCGACGCGGGCGTCTCCCTCCGCTTCCGGGCCTGGGCGACGAATCTCGTGCGGCTCGCAcgcagcgcatgcatttcGGAGACAAAAACGTGCCTCGAAGGgacagacgaaggcggcTCGGGTCGCGCAGTTCGGGATTCTGGGCAGCGACGACCACTCACCGTACCGAGCTGTGGACATGAGGAAGGCCAGTGGTGCATCGACCCCTGCagtgaggaagaggacggaCGCAAAGAAGGAGCGATCTGCCTCGTTCTTGAACCGCAAACTG GTGACCTGGTCAGCAGCTTTTTTGAAAGGAGTGTCGGGAGCAGCGCAGCGATTCGAAGTGCTGCAAACGGGACGAGCGTGAGCGGTGCAAGTCGCAGTGGCCTGGGAGTGGCTGAGGCACGCCTCTTGTCTCCCAGTGGCGGTTGGTGGGACGAAGATACGACGAAAAGCCAAGAAAACAGCGACACCAACATTTGTCTGATGCTTGCGTTGTCTGCGTGCCGTCTTGTAGACGCGCGCGTACGGGAGGCCTTCAGGGCAAAGATGGAAACTCCCTGCAACATGTTTCAGTTCAACAATTTTTGGTGGCGGGGTGTAGAGGACGGGGAGGACATGGCGACCGAGTGA
- the AP2IX9 gene encoding AP2 domain transcription factor AP2IX-9 (encoded by transcript TGME49_306620), whose translation MPLEGMATHSPESLKRTRHETDILTHLPSWNPKMPRPVPAAIQGHPEVDEALSAEGSEDVRSCWQVTELCSTRMLGTKGQSPFRAFSAFTSRSPSTLPSRDTSASKANAIVPKLSLSRLDVEFVQRLSSVEDTSRLMEEHETDETRQMDGNIVDRALLLANTPFASGLHTRCPSRESLDSEEDKTMEVSASGQQQGRRASHADNWPDPPQEGNAEMRKISGDRYSEVFQGEPDSRRCETRELLELRESSSSAAHLASKAPPRRERLSSLDTDRGDGRPDQPQSGCITKATETSAPPRSSNSAPELSDSPTIRASSPKLSVRSVCSSTACCSPTVPASLDVDRLRPTKALPVVDCIVKPALLSGSGSPGLMPSGARAVLEAATSKRPELPNSEAGTQLGALAVDPQPLLDTRRRERRDIVSKAQEESAEATQNQVSVGLRATVDDSTRPTEVDTNRGGTGKDTSSRVCSETVLSSYASVSGDVDGDESFERSRESRKVEPTSERQLTLDKTEDCVNDRMDAVLPSTASSTNASETFASDLKEAAEGARETDTELDGDEEERQLREQLVRLQRRLLEVHRRQQSQQAEGKCRDAPSTGDPLCSGDRLASDRDCRDSEARLIATLSRTNVSTADGSSHSSTESAVNSPGGKENFGCCQRTMPSCESLPASLRGGAAFALGPHSPLSGTFCRPVLQCGVAETPEWNAEEQALHAASRVLGFQTISTKENDGHRGRLGGSADGLMAGRFGYEAGAGETSRKRKIGDTDYGLPRQKAFLASAVECERTASSCLSMLAANYGLEARGSMPDPRISRLLSLLSRSESAKTNDAAAGQLLVQLLAGLSNSDAPRALHRWTSAATSSNGAYEPNGYRGGNEVGLESAASGLWPGHAEPVDAANGSHLERTGACGSLMNLLESTLARAARGNNHGIGENGAGSRMDEWAGPSEEWRMRRRGRTGDYCDVQGSFLPGGSNRFSLLSACDSQVSRFRRVAAFLEEVTCKTGSAAESVCDGLGRAEGPSRGYADSPGLPGLSISTQAGAFPGTGGHGLGAVPEVRASAEGVVGNAHGIRLGDKAVNSSLSDSRVDSGEAMAHCAAAGEERFGGKQEQRVLTLRQNEGLAADGLRQTAVGDEKAPNRDLDVVSTQREEGPDDVPLRAVRGVYFDVTNQAWAANMRVNGKVQKRSFSLKRYGKHARQRAIEARREMERDFGRSVSQIVRASNFFGISRDMPEETEAYSRLVRQTRGFDTPKLACVQVEGERERATPRSLPFESRPYAEASLAARALLKRMQQDSAARTMESATELESFLYPHAVATRLQTLSRQSHVDFEAKRDAERRARTTSA comes from the coding sequence ATGCCGTTGGAGGGAATGGCGACACACTCGCCGGAGTCGCTGAAGCGCACACGTCATGAAACAGACATCCTCACCCACTTGCCTTCGTGGAATCCTAAAATGCCAAGGCCAGTGCCCGCTGCCATTCAGGGGCATCCAGAGGTGGACGAAGCTCTCAGCGCTGAGGGTAGCGAAGATGTCCGAAGTTGTTGGCAGGTGACTGAACTCTGTTCAACTCGGATGCTCGGCACGAAGGGTCAGAGCCCTTTCAGGGCGTTCTCAGCGTTCACTTCGCGATCGCCCAGCACGCTCCCCTCTCGGGATACCTCTGCCTCGAAAGCCAACGCTATCGTTCCAAAGTTGAGTTTGAGCAGGCTAGACGTCGAGTTTGtgcagcgtctctcttcagtGGAGGACACGAGTAGGCTAATGGAAGAACATGAAACAGATGAGACGCGCCAGATGGACGGAAACATCGTGGATCGGGCGCTACTGTTAGCAAACACCCCGTTCGCGTCCGGCCTGCATACGCGGTGCCCGTCAAGAGAGAGCCtagacagtgaagaagatAAAACGATGGAGGTTTCAGCATCAGGGCAGCAGCAAGGTCGTAGGGCTTCTCATGCTGACAACTGGCCGGATCCTCCTCAAGAAGGCAACGCGGAAATGCGAAAAATTAGCGGCGATAGGTATTCAGAGGTGTTTCAAGGAGAACCTGACTCACGCCGTTGTGAAACGAGAGAACTGCTTGAGCTACGCGAATCATCATCATCTGCAGCTCATCTTGCGTCAAAAGCCCCAccccgcagagagaggctcAGCTCTCTGGATACAGATCGAGGCGATGGACGCCCTGACCAACCACAAAGTGGTTGCATCACGAAGGCAACGGAGACGTCGGCACCCCCGCGTTCTTCGAATTCTGCACCCGAACTCTCGGACTCCCCCACAATCCGCGCATCTTCACCAAAATTGTCTGTTCGGTCTGTTTGTTCGTCCACTGCTTGCTGCTCACCAACGGTTCCTGCCTCGCTCGATGTAGACCGCCTCCGCCCGACCAAAGCCCTCCCCGTAGTAGATTGCATAGTGAAACCTGCTTTGCTGAGCGGCAGCGGTTCGCCGGGTTTGATGCCCTCTGGTGCCCGCGCTGTGTTGGAGGCAGCGACCTCGAAGAGGCCCGAGCTCCCGAATTCGGAAGCTGGAACCCAGCTTGGAGCCCTTGCCGTGGACCCTCAGCCATTGTTGGACACTAGACGGCGGGAGCGGCGCGACATTGTGTCCAAGGCGCAGGAGGAGTCGGCAGAGGCAACGCAAAATCAGGTGTCAGTCGGGCTTCGAGCGACAGTTGACGACAGCACGAGACCAACCGAAGTAGACACTAACAGAGGAGGCACCGGTAAAGACACAAGCTCGCGGGTTTGCAGTGAGACCGTGTTGTCATCCTACGCCAGTGTCAGCGGGGACGTCGATGGCGACGAGAGTTTCGAAAGGTCCCGAGAGTCGCGCAAGGTGGAGCCGACTTCGGAAAGACAACTCACTCTGGACAAGACAGAGGATTGTGTGAACGACAGGATGGATGCGGTACTCCCCTCTACAGCTTCGTCCACGAACGCTTCTGAGACATTCGCCTCCGATTTGAAAGAAGCGGCCGAAGGCGCCAGGGAAACCGACACAGAGCttgacggagacgaagaagagcggcagcTCCGAGAGCAGCTGGTGCGGCTTCAGCGGCGCCTACTGGAGGTGCACCGAAGACAGCAGAGTCAACAGGCAGAAGGCAAATGCCGTGATGCCCCGTCGACCGGAGACCCGCTGTGTTCAGGTGACCGCCTCGCGTCGGATCGCGACTGTAGAGACTCAGAGGCTCGCTTAATCGCGACACTGAGCAGGACGAATGTGAGCACCGCGGACGGCAGCAGCCACAGCAGTACAGAGAGTGCCGTGAACAGTCCTGGCGGGAAAGAAAACTTCGGATGTTGTCAGCGGACTATGCCTTCTTGCGAGTCGTTGCCCGCGAGTCTCCGCGGCGGAGCGGCATTCGCTTTGGGCCCCCACTCGCCTCTAAGTGGGACTTTTTGCCGTCCCGTTCTTCAGTGCGGCGTGGCCGAGACcccggaatggaatgcagAAGAGCAAGCACTGCACGCTGCCTCCCGTGTCCTCGGTTTTCAGACGATTTCgacaaaggaaaacgacgGCCACCGTGGCCGTCTCGGCGGCAGTGCCGATGGTTTAATGGCTGGACGATTTGGGTATGAGGCGGGAGCAGGCGAAACGAGCAGAAAGCGGAAAATTGGAGATACGGATTACGGCCTCCCTCGACAAAAGGCGTTCCTCGCTAGTGCTGTCGAGTGCGAGCGCACCGCctcgtcctgtctctctatGTTGGCAGCTAACTACGGCCTTGAGGCGCGTGGCTCGATGCCGGACCCGCGGatctctcggcttctgtctTTGCTGTCTCGGTCCGAGTCTGCAAAAACCAACGATGCAGCAGCTGGTCAGCTGCTTGTTCAGCTCCTCGCTGGACTGTCCAATAGCGACGCACCCCGGGCGCTGCACCGATGGACCTCCGCGGCAACCTCTTCGAATGGCGCCTACGAACCAAATGGGTATCGTGGCGGAAACGAAGTCGGCCTGGAGTCGGCTGCGTCCGGGTTGTGGCCTGGCCACGCTGAGCCTGTGGACGCGGCGAACGGGTCACATTTGGAAAGAACAGGTGCTTGCGGCTCTCTGATGAACCTTCTAGAGTCCACACTGGCTCGCGCAGCCAGGGGCAACAACCATGGCATCGGGGAAAACGGAGCGGGCAGTCGCATGGACGAGTGGGCGGGACCAAGTGAGGAGTGGAGAATgaggcggcgaggaaggacggGGGACTACTGTGACGTTCAAGGGAGTTTTCTGCCAGGGGGGAGCAACAGATTCTCGTTGCTTTCTGCATGTGACTCGCAAGTTTCGCGGTTCCGACGAGTCGCCGCGTTTCTCGAGGAGGTGACCTGCAAAACGGGAAGCGCCGCCGAGTCTGTGTGTGATGGGCTTGGCAGAGCTGAGGGTCCGAGTCGTGGCTACGCAGACTCCCCAGGGTTGCCGGGTTTGAGCATCTCGACCCAGGCAGGGGCCTTTCCAGGGACAGGCGGCCACGGCTTAGGCGCGGTTCCAGAAGTGCGCGCCAGTGCTGAGGGAGTAGTCGGGAACGCCCATGGAATTCGGCTCGGCGACAAAGCGGTGAACAGTTCGCTCTCTGACTCTCGTGTGGACTCTGGCGAGGCGATGGCGCACTGTGCAgcggcgggagaagagagattcGGTGGCAAGCAAGAACAACGGGTTCTCACGCTTCGGCAAAACGAAGGCCTTGCGGCTGACGGCTTGCGACAGACTGCCGTGGGTGACGAAAAAGCTCCAAATAGAGACCTGGACGTGGTGTCGACGCAGCGGGAAGAGGGCCCTGACGACGTCCCGTTGCGAGCTGTCCGAGGTGTTTATTTCGACGTCACCAATCAAGCGTGGGCGGCTAATATGAGGGTGAACGGGAAGGTTCAGAAGAGAAGTTTCTCTCTGAAACGCTACGGAAAACATGCTCGACAGCGCGCCATCGAGGCTAGAcgggagatggagagagatttCGGACGGTCAGTGTCTCAGATTGTGCGTGCCTCAAATTTTTTTGGCATCAGCCGAGACATGCCAGAAGAGACCGAAGCGTACTCACGGTTGGTTCGTCAAACGCGGGGGTTCGACACACCAAAGCTCGCGTGCGTGCAAGttgaaggggagagagaacgcgcgaCTCCCAGGAGCCTACCGTTTGAGTCGCGTCCATATGCAGAGGCCTCACTAGCCGCCCGTGCGCTTctgaagcgcatgcagcaggaTAGCGCTGCGCGGACGATGGAAAGTGCAACAGAGCTTGAAAGTTTCTTGTACCCCCACGCGGTGGCTACCCGACTGCAAACCCTGTCCCGACAGTCTCACGTGGATTTCGAAGCGAaacgcgacgcagagagacgagcgcGAACAACGTCAGCCTAA